In Geopsychrobacter electrodiphilus DSM 16401, a single window of DNA contains:
- a CDS encoding penicillin-binding protein, whose protein sequence is MAPTERSIQLRIRVIGILFVGVFLAVSGRAGYLQLVMAEDLTARGDQQHQRVIKLTPQRGVIYDRNGDPLALSLEVQSLYANPSDLQDVPQVAHQLAPLLDSPERQIRKKLSEKKSFVWVERLLTPEVAKKITELKIPGLHFVPEHKRYYPHGQIAAQVVGFTGLDPRGLEGIELKYDADLQGEAGLLISERDARGRGMATAGQDIRGGVPGESLFLTIDRTLQYIAEKELAREVKQSGAVGGTVVMIEPASGRVLAMASQPSYNPNAINRYHPADWRNRVVSDSFEPGSIFKPFILSAIIQEQVLSPGSQVDCEHGRYEVGGKIIRDHKGYGRLRLSEMLKYSSNIGFAKLGKMLERERVYRYVSDFGFGAKTGIDLPGEQEGLLHPSKGWFEIDLATISFGQGISVTPMQMVTAMGAIANGGLLMKPYLVEKIVDGQGATVFSRQPHVVRRVISAATAKRVRQMMVGVTEEGGTGTKGVVEGFDVAGKTGTAQKIDPVTGTYSDEKMVASFIGMVPAENPVILLLVTIDEPQDKIYGGLVAAPVFSRIADEALRYLDVPPTTVVAKQTLPEQPPKIAGDKSVISEPQVTAGKGSSMPNFIGMSYRQVLEAMQRSGLNIKLSGSGKVVEQSPSAGAVVRYGAKIWVRFGA, encoded by the coding sequence ATGGCGCCGACCGAACGGAGCATTCAGCTACGGATCCGGGTGATCGGCATCCTGTTTGTTGGCGTGTTTCTGGCTGTTTCGGGTCGTGCCGGCTATTTGCAGCTGGTCATGGCGGAGGATCTTACCGCACGGGGTGATCAACAACATCAACGGGTGATCAAACTCACCCCGCAAAGAGGCGTGATCTATGATCGCAACGGCGATCCGCTGGCTCTCAGCCTAGAAGTTCAGTCGCTGTATGCCAACCCCTCTGATCTGCAAGATGTTCCGCAGGTCGCTCATCAGCTGGCGCCCCTGCTTGACTCCCCTGAGAGGCAGATCCGGAAAAAGTTAAGTGAAAAGAAAAGCTTCGTCTGGGTGGAACGCCTGCTTACCCCGGAGGTGGCGAAAAAAATTACCGAACTAAAAATTCCTGGATTGCACTTTGTTCCTGAGCACAAACGTTACTATCCGCACGGACAGATTGCAGCACAGGTCGTCGGGTTTACCGGTCTCGACCCAAGGGGGCTGGAGGGGATCGAGCTGAAATATGACGCCGATCTGCAAGGGGAGGCGGGGCTGCTGATTTCCGAACGTGATGCGCGTGGCCGCGGGATGGCGACGGCGGGGCAGGATATTCGCGGTGGGGTACCGGGGGAGAGCCTGTTTTTAACTATTGATCGCACCCTGCAGTACATCGCGGAAAAAGAGTTAGCCCGAGAGGTTAAGCAGAGTGGTGCCGTAGGCGGCACGGTGGTGATGATCGAGCCGGCCAGCGGGCGGGTGCTGGCGATGGCGAGTCAGCCCTCATACAACCCGAATGCGATTAATCGCTACCATCCGGCTGACTGGAGAAACCGTGTTGTCAGCGATTCTTTCGAGCCGGGCTCGATTTTTAAACCGTTTATCCTGTCGGCAATCATCCAAGAGCAGGTTCTCAGCCCCGGTAGTCAGGTCGATTGCGAGCATGGTCGGTATGAAGTCGGCGGCAAAATCATTCGTGACCACAAGGGATACGGCCGACTACGGCTGTCTGAAATGCTGAAGTACAGCTCGAATATCGGTTTCGCCAAGCTGGGGAAGATGCTTGAACGTGAACGTGTCTATCGGTATGTGAGTGATTTCGGGTTCGGTGCCAAAACCGGGATTGATCTCCCGGGGGAACAAGAGGGCTTGTTACACCCCTCGAAGGGCTGGTTTGAAATTGACCTTGCGACCATCTCTTTTGGGCAGGGAATCAGTGTAACCCCGATGCAGATGGTCACGGCAATGGGTGCTATTGCAAATGGTGGTTTACTGATGAAACCGTATCTGGTCGAAAAAATTGTTGATGGCCAGGGGGCGACGGTCTTTAGCCGGCAGCCGCACGTTGTGCGTCGGGTCATCTCAGCGGCTACCGCCAAGCGCGTTCGTCAGATGATGGTTGGGGTAACTGAGGAAGGTGGCACCGGGACCAAAGGGGTGGTCGAAGGGTTTGATGTCGCCGGGAAAACCGGGACCGCTCAAAAAATCGATCCAGTCACCGGTACCTATTCCGATGAAAAGATGGTCGCTTCTTTTATTGGTATGGTACCAGCGGAAAATCCGGTGATTCTCCTGCTGGTGACGATTGATGAACCCCAGGATAAAATCTACGGTGGCCTGGTGGCAGCCCCTGTATTCAGTCGAATCGCTGATGAAGCTTTACGTTATCTCGATGTTCCGCCGACAACGGTTGTGGCAAAACAGACTCTTCCGGAACAGCCTCCGAAGATTGCCGGTGATAAGAGCGTAATATCGGAGCCTCAGGTCACAGCGGGCAAGGGGAGCTCCATGCCGAACTTCATAGGGATGAGTTACCGTCAGGTGCTGGAGGCGATGCAGCGTTCCGGCCTGAATATTAAATTGTCCGGCAGTGGCAAGGTGGTCGAGCAATCACCTTCCGCCGGCGCAGTCGTTCGCTATGGAGCAAAGATTTGGGTTCGTTTTGGTGCTTGA
- the ftsL gene encoding cell division protein FtsL, whose protein sequence is MSEAVQRTVVKINGFVLHRPRLTPVFVAIILVAALSLLFVWSRLQAINLEYDISRIETQIRVGTEDVKRLTLEVAHLGSHQRIEGLARQELNMRLPSPGQIIRVD, encoded by the coding sequence ATGTCTGAAGCCGTACAGCGTACAGTAGTCAAAATCAACGGCTTCGTTCTGCACCGTCCCCGGCTGACCCCGGTCTTTGTCGCGATTATTCTGGTCGCGGCCCTCTCCCTGCTGTTTGTCTGGTCGCGCCTGCAGGCGATCAACCTTGAATATGACATTTCACGAATTGAGACCCAGATCCGGGTCGGGACTGAAGATGTCAAAAGGCTCACCCTTGAAGTGGCACACCTTGGGAGTCATCAGCGGATTGAGGGTCTGGCACGTCAGGAGCTGAACATGCGCCTGCCGTCTCCGGGTCAGATCATCCGGGTCGATTGA
- a CDS encoding UDP-N-acetylmuramoyl-tripeptide--D-alanyl-D-alanine ligase: protein MILDLEMIARITAARMTGDGKSIQISGVSTDSRNINPGELFIPLRGERFDGHDYIIQAVRNGAAACLSEEVIAGLTVPVLLVKDSLRALGDIASAVRQQWHGPLIGITGSAGKTTTKEMLAAILSRTGSGLKTAGNFNNLIGLPLTILNLREDHQWAVIEMGTSALGEIERLTEIAAPNIGVITNVGPVHLETLKGLDGVARAKGELFAGLKGGTAIVNLDDERVASLPIANGVRRVIYGLGSSADVRAEEIRETGSQVFFQLVLPTERHMVKLQTPGRHNALNALAAAAAAWTLGVGGVEISRGLADFIPIHGRMNIFPLPSGGELLDDSYNANPLSVRAALETLTIKTGKGRRIAILGDMLELGDEAERFHYDIGCTAAETSDLLVIIGPLSRQTARGAREKGLKPDQILEFDDCDAAIAGLAGLQRSGDRILVKGSHGMRLDRLAAVLRRAEESPLSIRNGG from the coding sequence ATGATACTCGATCTTGAGATGATCGCGCGTATCACGGCAGCCAGAATGACCGGTGATGGGAAGTCAATCCAGATCTCGGGGGTCTCGACCGATAGTCGCAATATCAACCCGGGAGAGTTGTTTATCCCGCTGCGCGGTGAGCGTTTTGATGGCCATGACTACATAATCCAGGCTGTCCGCAACGGTGCCGCCGCCTGCTTGAGCGAGGAGGTCATCGCCGGGCTGACCGTTCCGGTTTTATTGGTCAAGGACAGCTTGCGTGCTCTGGGGGATATCGCCAGTGCAGTGCGTCAGCAGTGGCATGGTCCTTTAATCGGGATTACTGGTTCAGCGGGTAAAACCACGACCAAGGAGATGCTGGCAGCGATTCTGTCGCGAACCGGAAGTGGCTTGAAAACAGCAGGAAACTTTAACAATCTGATCGGTTTGCCCCTGACCATTTTAAATCTCAGGGAGGACCATCAGTGGGCAGTGATCGAGATGGGGACCAGTGCGCTGGGTGAGATTGAGCGCCTGACCGAAATCGCGGCGCCTAACATCGGAGTCATTACCAATGTTGGACCGGTACATCTTGAAACCCTAAAAGGACTGGACGGAGTGGCACGGGCCAAAGGGGAACTCTTCGCCGGGTTGAAGGGTGGGACCGCGATCGTTAATCTGGATGATGAGCGGGTCGCCAGCCTGCCCATAGCCAATGGTGTGCGTCGGGTGATCTACGGGCTCGGAAGTTCAGCTGATGTGCGTGCTGAAGAAATTCGAGAAACCGGCAGTCAGGTGTTTTTCCAGTTGGTACTGCCAACGGAAAGGCACATGGTCAAACTGCAGACCCCGGGCCGACATAACGCTCTTAACGCCCTGGCTGCTGCGGCGGCCGCCTGGACCCTGGGGGTAGGTGGCGTAGAAATATCACGCGGTCTGGCCGATTTTATCCCGATCCACGGACGTATGAACATTTTTCCACTCCCCAGCGGGGGGGAACTGCTGGACGACAGCTATAACGCCAATCCCCTTTCCGTCCGCGCGGCACTGGAGACCCTGACCATCAAAACCGGGAAGGGGCGCCGCATCGCCATATTGGGTGACATGCTTGAACTTGGGGATGAGGCAGAGCGTTTTCACTATGATATCGGATGTACCGCAGCGGAAACGAGCGATCTGCTGGTCATCATCGGCCCCTTATCGCGACAAACTGCCAGAGGTGCGCGTGAAAAAGGGTTGAAACCTGATCAGATTCTCGAGTTTGATGACTGTGATGCTGCGATTGCCGGGCTTGCCGGTTTGCAGCGATCAGGGGACCGGATTCTGGTCAAGGGTTCACACGGTATGCGCCTGGATCGTCTGGCAGCGGTGCTCCGTCGTGCGGAAGAGTCCCCGTTATCCATCAGGAATGGAGGCTGA
- a CDS encoding UDP-N-acetylmuramoyl-L-alanyl-D-glutamate--2,6-diaminopimelate ligase, with the protein MKQRAQLRALIAEIPGLLVTGGTTEVAGLACDSRRVVPGDLFFALPGVKCDGWDYIAEALAAGACALVLNRAPQTEYGVPVVVAENIRLAMAQIAQRFYADPSSDLLVIGVTGTNGKTTTSYLLESILKAAGYRPAVFGTVDYRFGSEKIPASHTTPESIELLKLVAEFRGKGANALILEVSSHALEQHRVDGLKFNVAIFTNLTPEHLDFHGTMDAYFSSKARLFDLVPAHSGVINLDDSYGVWLKDQHPDALGFSRLLPTDIGLKQLSSDANGQRGEMLIAGNAVALNSALVGDFNVSNILAAVAGAHCAGVTDEAIALGIAQAPQVPGRLERVENRRGVLALVDFAHTSDALTQVLAALVGIPARRRITVVGCGGDRDPKKRPLMAAAAVRSSDLAVLTSDNPRTEDPLAILEQMKLGAVEAGCELTFAEAVAGESGFVVIPDRRAALDFAASLAAEGDLLLVAGKGHEDYQVLGTTKIHFDDREELTRALNCATHTKGGHQ; encoded by the coding sequence TTGAAACAGAGGGCTCAACTCAGGGCGTTAATTGCAGAAATTCCAGGCTTGCTGGTTACTGGAGGCACCACTGAAGTTGCCGGTCTTGCCTGTGATTCTCGCCGGGTCGTGCCTGGAGATCTGTTTTTCGCCCTGCCAGGAGTCAAATGCGACGGATGGGATTATATCGCCGAGGCCCTGGCCGCTGGCGCCTGTGCCCTGGTTCTTAACCGCGCTCCGCAAACGGAGTATGGCGTACCTGTTGTGGTCGCCGAGAATATCAGACTGGCAATGGCTCAGATTGCGCAGCGCTTTTATGCCGACCCCAGTTCGGATCTGTTGGTTATCGGAGTGACGGGGACCAATGGTAAGACGACGACGAGCTATCTCCTCGAGTCGATTCTGAAGGCCGCCGGTTATCGACCGGCTGTGTTCGGTACTGTTGACTACCGTTTTGGTTCCGAAAAAATTCCGGCCAGTCATACCACCCCGGAATCTATCGAACTGCTCAAACTGGTCGCTGAGTTTCGTGGCAAAGGGGCGAACGCCTTGATACTTGAAGTCTCGTCTCACGCGCTGGAACAACATCGGGTCGACGGCCTCAAGTTTAATGTCGCGATCTTTACCAACCTGACCCCTGAACACCTGGATTTTCACGGGACGATGGACGCCTACTTTTCGAGTAAGGCTCGCCTCTTCGATCTGGTGCCGGCTCACTCTGGTGTAATCAATCTGGATGACAGTTACGGGGTCTGGCTGAAAGATCAGCATCCCGATGCCCTCGGTTTTTCGCGGCTGCTGCCAACAGATATCGGCCTGAAACAGTTGTCTTCAGACGCTAATGGGCAGCGAGGTGAGATGTTGATCGCCGGTAATGCGGTTGCTCTGAACTCGGCCCTGGTGGGTGATTTTAACGTGAGCAATATTCTGGCCGCTGTCGCTGGTGCCCATTGCGCAGGGGTCACGGATGAGGCGATCGCTCTGGGAATAGCCCAGGCGCCGCAGGTTCCCGGACGCCTGGAACGGGTTGAAAACCGGCGCGGGGTGCTGGCACTGGTTGATTTCGCCCACACCAGCGATGCCCTGACACAGGTACTGGCGGCTTTGGTTGGTATTCCCGCCCGCAGACGTATTACGGTGGTTGGCTGCGGCGGCGACCGTGACCCCAAAAAGCGGCCGTTGATGGCGGCAGCGGCGGTGCGGTCATCTGATTTGGCCGTATTGACTTCTGACAATCCTCGAACCGAGGACCCTCTAGCGATACTGGAGCAGATGAAACTGGGTGCGGTTGAGGCTGGTTGTGAACTGACCTTTGCCGAAGCGGTGGCAGGTGAGTCGGGCTTTGTGGTGATCCCGGACCGGAGGGCGGCGTTGGATTTTGCCGCCAGTCTGGCGGCAGAAGGTGACCTGTTGCTGGTTGCAGGAAAGGGCCATGAAGATTATCAGGTTCTGGGAACAACCAAGATTCACTTTGATGACCGTGAAGAACTGACCCGTGCGTTGAACTGCGCTACCCACACTAAAGGGGGGCATCAATGA